A DNA window from Vibrio cidicii contains the following coding sequences:
- a CDS encoding YeaC family protein: protein MDTEQLLNAMTPEVYQRLAYAVETGRWPEGTILSKAQRDSCMQAVMLYQSKHNTDAQHMSVAAGGEICFKSKAELKKQFQAGQEDIVRVNPNRD, encoded by the coding sequence ATGGACACAGAACAGCTATTAAACGCAATGACGCCAGAAGTGTATCAGCGTTTGGCTTATGCGGTAGAAACTGGGCGCTGGCCTGAGGGTACAATACTTTCGAAGGCACAGCGAGATTCCTGTATGCAAGCTGTGATGTTATATCAATCTAAGCACAATACGGACGCACAACATATGTCGGTTGCGGCTGGTGGCGAGATTTGCTTTAAGTCTAAAGCAGAGCTGAAAAAGCAGTTTCAAGCAGGACAAGAAGATATTGTTCGAGTCAATCCTAACCGAGATTAA
- the sppA gene encoding signal peptide peptidase SppA, with protein MKKIFKLIGLIFKGIWKAISFVRLALTNLIFLLSIALIYFVYLHGTETQPQVEKASALVLNLSGPIVEQSQYVHPMDSITGSLFGNEMPKENVLFDVVKTIRYAKDDDKITGIVLALRDLPETNLTKLRYIAKALNEFKASGKPIYAIGAFYNQSQYYLASYADKVYLAPDGGVMLKGYSAFNLYYKTLLEKLEVTTHIFRVGTYKSAIEPFIRDDMSPAAKESATRWLSQMWGAYVDDVATNRNIDAKTLNPSMEEFLTQLKSVNGDLAALALKLGLVDELATRQQLRASFAEQFGSNGQDSYNAIGYYDYQATMLDSFNHTADDVAVVVASGTIMDGQQPRGTVGGDTVAGLLRQARNDDKVKAVVLRVDSPGGSAFASEVIRNEVQALKEAGKPVVVSMSSLAASGGYWISMSADKIIAQPTTLTGSIGIFSVITTFEKGFNKLGIYTDGVGTSPFSKEGISTGISESAAQAFQMGIEHGYHRFISLVGDNREMSLEAVDKVAQGRVWTGVDALNHGLIDQIGDFDDAVAEAAKMANLESYNLYWVEEPLSPTEQFIQEFMKQVSISLGFDVQSLIPQSLLPVAKQMEQQASLLQNFNDPKGYYAFCLNCQVE; from the coding sequence ATGAAAAAAATATTCAAGCTCATTGGTTTGATTTTTAAAGGGATCTGGAAAGCGATCAGCTTTGTGCGTCTAGCCCTAACAAACCTGATTTTCCTGCTATCCATCGCGTTAATCTATTTTGTTTATCTTCATGGCACAGAAACACAGCCTCAAGTGGAAAAAGCCTCAGCACTGGTACTTAACCTGTCAGGCCCTATCGTTGAACAAAGCCAATATGTTCACCCGATGGACTCCATCACCGGCTCTTTGTTTGGTAACGAAATGCCGAAAGAAAACGTACTGTTTGACGTGGTGAAAACCATTCGCTATGCCAAAGACGACGACAAGATCACCGGTATCGTATTGGCGCTGCGCGATTTGCCGGAAACCAACCTCACCAAACTGCGTTATATCGCCAAAGCGCTGAATGAATTTAAAGCCAGCGGCAAACCGATTTACGCCATCGGTGCATTTTATAACCAGAGTCAATACTACCTCGCCAGCTATGCGGATAAAGTTTACTTAGCGCCAGACGGTGGCGTAATGCTCAAGGGCTACAGCGCCTTCAACCTCTACTATAAAACCTTGCTCGAAAAACTGGAGGTCACCACTCACATCTTCCGTGTTGGCACCTATAAGTCGGCGATTGAACCTTTCATTCGTGATGATATGTCACCGGCGGCTAAAGAGTCAGCCACTCGCTGGTTGAGCCAGATGTGGGGCGCTTACGTCGATGATGTCGCAACCAACCGTAACATTGATGCGAAAACACTGAATCCTTCGATGGAGGAGTTCTTAACTCAGCTCAAATCGGTGAACGGCGATCTTGCTGCTCTGGCTCTCAAACTGGGCTTAGTCGACGAGTTAGCCACAAGGCAACAACTGCGCGCCAGCTTTGCTGAGCAATTTGGCAGTAACGGCCAAGACAGTTACAACGCGATTGGCTATTACGACTACCAAGCAACCATGCTTGATAGCTTCAACCACACAGCCGACGATGTGGCGGTGGTGGTTGCCAGTGGTACCATCATGGATGGGCAACAGCCACGAGGCACTGTGGGTGGTGATACCGTTGCTGGTCTGCTGCGTCAAGCGCGCAACGACGACAAAGTGAAAGCGGTTGTGCTCCGTGTGGACAGCCCAGGGGGCAGCGCCTTCGCTTCGGAAGTGATTCGCAATGAAGTACAAGCCTTAAAAGAGGCAGGCAAACCGGTGGTGGTGTCGATGTCTAGCCTAGCGGCTTCCGGCGGCTACTGGATTTCGATGAGCGCTGATAAGATCATCGCCCAGCCTACCACGCTGACAGGTTCAATCGGGATTTTCAGCGTGATTACTACGTTTGAGAAAGGCTTCAACAAACTCGGCATCTATACCGATGGTGTCGGTACCTCACCCTTCTCAAAGGAAGGCATCAGTACTGGCATTTCAGAAAGCGCCGCGCAAGCGTTCCAGATGGGTATTGAACACGGCTACCATCGTTTTATCAGCTTGGTGGGCGATAACCGCGAAATGTCGTTGGAAGCGGTCGACAAGGTCGCTCAAGGTCGAGTATGGACAGGTGTTGACGCACTCAATCATGGCCTGATTGACCAAATTGGTGATTTTGACGACGCGGTCGCTGAAGCAGCAAAAATGGCCAATCTCGAGAGCTATAACCTTTATTGGGTTGAAGAGCCTTTATCACCGACTGAACAGTTCATCCAAGAGTTCATGAAGCAAGTCTCTATCTCTCTGGGTTTTGACGTGCAATCACTCATCCCACAAAGCTTACTGCCTGTTGCCAAACAGATGGAACAACAGGCGTCGCTACTGCAAAATTTCAATGATCCCAAAGGCTATTATGCTTTCTGCCTGAATTGTCAGGTAGAGTAA
- the ansA gene encoding asparaginase has product MTRKHIYIAYTGGTIGMQKSDHGYVPVAGFMEKQLASMPEFHRPEMPQYTIHEYEPLIDSSDMTPADWQQIADDIRDNYDKYDGFVILHGTDTMAYTASALSFMLENLGKPVIVTGSQIPLAQLRSDGQANLLNALHIAANYPINEVTLFFNNQLMRGNRSVKSHADGFNAFTSPNLPPLLEAGINIQVSSNVSVGAKPQGEFKVHHITPQPIGVITMYPGISHEVIRNTLRQPVNAMILLTFGVGNAPQNPELLGHLKEASERGVIVVNLTQCLAGKVNMGGYATGCALAEAGVISGYDMTPEAALAKLHYLLSQNLTYEEVKQQMQQVLRGEMSL; this is encoded by the coding sequence ATGACAAGAAAACACATCTACATTGCCTACACGGGCGGCACCATCGGTATGCAGAAGTCTGACCACGGTTACGTCCCTGTCGCTGGCTTTATGGAAAAGCAACTTGCCAGCATGCCTGAGTTCCACCGACCAGAGATGCCGCAATACACCATCCATGAGTACGAACCGCTGATCGATTCGTCAGACATGACACCAGCCGATTGGCAGCAGATCGCCGATGATATTCGTGACAACTACGACAAGTATGATGGGTTTGTGATTCTGCACGGCACGGATACCATGGCGTACACCGCTTCCGCGCTCTCTTTTATGCTAGAAAATCTCGGTAAGCCAGTGATTGTTACCGGTTCACAAATTCCGCTGGCACAACTTCGCTCTGATGGGCAGGCCAACCTGCTCAACGCTCTGCACATTGCCGCTAACTACCCGATTAACGAAGTCACACTGTTCTTCAACAACCAGTTGATGCGTGGCAATCGCAGTGTGAAATCGCACGCGGATGGTTTTAACGCCTTTACTTCACCGAATTTACCGCCATTGCTCGAAGCGGGTATCAACATCCAAGTGAGCAGCAACGTCAGTGTCGGCGCAAAACCGCAAGGCGAATTTAAGGTACACCATATCACCCCCCAACCGATTGGCGTCATCACCATGTATCCGGGCATTTCCCATGAAGTAATCCGCAATACGCTGCGCCAGCCTGTGAATGCAATGATCCTGTTGACCTTCGGTGTAGGTAACGCACCACAAAACCCAGAGCTGCTCGGTCATTTGAAAGAGGCATCTGAGCGGGGCGTGATTGTCGTGAACCTGACGCAATGTTTGGCAGGTAAAGTCAACATGGGCGGCTACGCGACAGGGTGCGCTCTTGCGGAAGCCGGCGTGATCAGTGGCTATGACATGACACCGGAGGCAGCTCTTGCCAAATTGCATTACCTGTTAAGCCAGAATCTGACTTACGAAGAAGTGAAGCAGCAGATGCAACAAGTACTGCGCGGCGAAATGAGCTTATAA